The following are encoded in a window of Zymoseptoria tritici IPO323 chromosome 4, whole genome shotgun sequence genomic DNA:
- the MgVPS5 gene encoding Vacuolar protein sorting-associated protein Vps5 (Vps5 C terminal like. Vacuolar protein sorting-associated protein Vps5), translating to MDEGSSPWDDVPSRSHSHHSLVKAAEDAQATSDPMPASPSLSQSTPNIAAGVKPAPSKSRTPRRHVALAQSTTLESLDDSMGPLGPLGQEPVEEPVAPTPPVKELASRTRQSASSRPTTSASGSSLRGPDYDDDVASSLYGGPRIPPPVQPTEFDGRVRQAQPSVSVEQASKPTFSITVGDPHTVGNAATSHTVYSVITRTSSKAYMNSSFTVTRRYRDFLWLYERMHDNNPGVVVPPPPEKQAMGRFDNNFVESRRMALERMINKIAAHPILQSDGDLKIFLESETFNVAIKHSGKDPLLGGSESKGIMSSIGLGSVGSSNKFVEHDDWFHDRRIYLDALENQLKALQKSTDTVVAQRKGLSDACGDFSISLHNLAAVELSPSLSGPLESLGDLQLRIQELYQRQAMQDILTLGIVIDEYIRLIGSVKKSFEQRQKAYHSWHSAESKLQEIKKQQDKLLRAGRSQQDRIGQMQADVNDAERRVHASRLLFEDMGRLMRTELDRFEREKVEDFKSGVETFLESAIEAQKELIELWETYLLQLDSDEDGPPLMPAGVVADPQPKSDAQLRREAATAQLDAEHAENGSHDGDESRLSGTTVHESEGFGADSEQTMQEALRSSQEIES from the exons ATGGATGAGGGAAGCTCACCGTGGGACG ATGTCCCATCTCGCAGTCACTCCCACCACAGCCTTGTCAAGGCAGCAGAAGATGCGCAGGCCACGTCCG ATCCGATGCCTGCCTCGCCCTCTCTCTCGCAATCGACTCCGAACATCGCCGCAGGCGTGAAGCCAGCTCCATCCAAATCCCGAACCCCACGCCGACATGTAGCCCTCGCGCAATCGACCACACTCGAGAGTCTGGATGACTCCATGGGACCGCTAGGTCCTCTAGGCCAAGAGCCTGTTGAAGAGCCAGTCGCGCCTACACCACCAGTGAAAGAGCTCGCGTCCCGCACAAGACAATCCGCCAGCAGCCGGCCAACCACTTCCGCGTCTGGCTCATCGCTGCGTGGCCCAGACTACGATGACGATGTGGCATCTTCGCTGTATGGTGGTCCGCGCATACCGCCGCCAGTACAGCCTACGGAGTTTGATGGTCGGGTCAGGCAGGCGCAACCTTCAGTCTCCGTGGAGCAGGCATCAAAGCCGACATTTTCAATAACAGTCGGCGATCCTCATACCGTGGGCAATGCGGCAACAAGTCACACAGTGTACAGTGTCATCACACGGACTTCCTCAAAGGCGTACATGAACTCCAGCTTCACCGTGACAAGACGATACCGGGACTTTCTCTGGCTATACGAACGAATGCACGACAACAATCCAGGTGTGGTGGTACCACCCCCACCAGAAAAGCAAGCGATGGGTCGCTTTGACAACAACTTCGTGGAGTCAAGAAGAATGGCATTGGAGCGTATGATAAACAAGATCGCGGCCCACCCTATACTGCAAAGCGACGGAGACCTCAAGATCTTCTTGGAGAGCGAGACATTCAACGTGGCCATCAAGCACTCAGGAAAGGATCCTCTTCTCGGCGGAAGCGAGTCGAAAGGCATCATGTCGAGCATTGGTCTTGGAAGTGTAGGATCAAGCAACAAGTTCGTCGAGCACGACGACTGGTTCCACGACCGACGGATCTACTTGGATGCGTTGGAGAACCAGCTCAAAGCGCTGCAGAAGAGCACAGACACAGTTGTTGCGCAGCGAAAAGGTCTTTCAGATGCATGCGGCGACTTCAGCATTTCTCTACACAACCTCGCAGCCGTCGAGCTCTCTCCTAGCTTATCCGGACCTCTCGAATCCCTCGGCGACCTCCAGCTGCGGATCCAAGAACTGTACCAGCGTCAAGCCATGCAAGACATTCTCACCCTCGGCATCGTGATCGACGAATACATCCGGCTCATCGGCTCCGTCAAGAAGTCCTTCGAGCAGCGACAGAAAGCCTACCACTCCTGGCACTCGGCGGAGTCAAAACTTCAAGAGATCAAGAAACAGCAAGACAAACTCCTCAGAGCCGGGCGCTCGCAGCAAGATCGCATCGGCCAGATGCAAGCGGACGTCAACGATGCGGAGAGGAGAGTTCACGCCAGCCGCTTGCTGTTTGAGGACATGGGTCGATTGATGCGTACGGAATTGGATCGTTTCGAGCGGGAGAAAGTGGAAGACTTCAAGAGTGGAGTTGAGACGTTCCTGGAGAGTGCAATCGAGGCACAGAAAGAG CTCATCGAACTATGGGAAACCTacctcctccaactcgaCAGCGACGAGGATGGCCCGCCACTCATGCCCGCCGGCGTGGTGGCCGATCCACAGCCAAAGTCTGATGCTCAGCTTCGTCGCGAAGCGGCAACTGCTCAGCTCGATGCAGAGCACGCCGAGAATGGCTCGCACGACGGGGATGAATCGCGGCTTTCTGGGACTACTGTGCATGAGAGCGAGGGCTTTGGAGCTGACAGCGAGCAGACGATGCAGGAGGCTCTGCGTAGTTCGCAGGAGATTGAGTCGTAG